In Bradyrhizobium guangxiense, the following are encoded in one genomic region:
- the trxB gene encoding thioredoxin-disulfide reductase, with protein MSAPVHAKVVIIGSGPAGYTAAIYAARAMLEPILIQGMQAGGQLTITTDVENYPGFADVIQGPWLMEQMEKQAVHVGTKIVTDLVVKLETAQRPFRLTCDSGDVYLADAVILATGAQARWLGLPSEVKFQGGGVSACATCDGFFYRNKDVVVVGGGNTAVEEALYLTNHASQVTIVHRRDHFRAERILQERLFRHPKIKVIWDSAVDEICGNENPNKVTHVRLKNVKTGALSDLKTDGVFIAIGHAPATELVKDQVKLKPSGYVETAPNSTATSVPGLFAAGDVADETYRQAVTAAGLGCMAALEAERFLALRASERAAAE; from the coding sequence ATGTCCGCTCCTGTTCATGCAAAGGTCGTCATTATCGGCTCCGGCCCCGCCGGCTATACCGCCGCGATCTACGCCGCTCGCGCGATGCTCGAGCCGATCCTGATCCAGGGCATGCAAGCGGGCGGCCAGCTCACCATCACCACCGACGTCGAGAACTATCCGGGCTTCGCTGACGTGATCCAGGGTCCCTGGCTGATGGAGCAGATGGAGAAGCAGGCGGTCCATGTCGGCACCAAGATCGTCACCGACCTGGTCGTCAAGCTGGAGACGGCGCAGCGTCCGTTCCGCCTCACCTGCGACAGCGGCGACGTCTATCTCGCCGACGCCGTCATTCTCGCCACCGGCGCGCAGGCGCGCTGGCTCGGGCTGCCGTCAGAAGTGAAATTCCAGGGCGGCGGGGTGTCGGCCTGCGCCACCTGCGACGGCTTCTTCTACCGCAACAAGGACGTCGTGGTGGTCGGCGGCGGCAATACCGCGGTCGAGGAAGCCCTCTATCTCACCAACCATGCCTCGCAGGTCACCATCGTGCATCGCCGCGATCATTTCCGTGCCGAGCGCATCCTGCAGGAGCGCCTGTTCAGGCATCCGAAGATCAAGGTGATCTGGGACTCCGCCGTCGACGAGATCTGCGGCAACGAGAACCCGAACAAGGTCACCCACGTCCGTCTCAAGAACGTCAAGACCGGTGCGCTGTCGGACCTGAAGACCGACGGCGTCTTCATCGCCATCGGCCACGCGCCGGCGACCGAGCTCGTGAAAGACCAGGTCAAGCTGAAACCGTCGGGCTATGTCGAGACCGCCCCGAACTCGACAGCCACCTCGGTGCCCGGCCTATTCGCCGCCGGCGACGTCGCCGACGAGACCTATCGCCAGGCCGTGACGGCCGCAGGCCTCGGCTGCATGGCAGCGCTCGAGGCCGAACGTTTCTTGGCCCTGCGCGCCAGCGAGCGCGCGGCAGCGGAATAA
- a CDS encoding Lrp/AsnC family transcriptional regulator, protein MSRNLDEIDLKILTEIQADGRITNVELAKRVGISPPPCLRRVRALEEEGYIHGYRGLLDARKLGFDVTVFAAVHLSSQAEADLRAFEEFVRAEPLVRECWMLSGEVDFILKCVAPDMATFQDFVTHLTAAPHVRNVRTSLVLHNSKYEAAVPLEVKGRR, encoded by the coding sequence GTGTCGCGGAACCTAGACGAGATCGACCTGAAAATTCTCACCGAGATTCAGGCCGACGGTCGAATCACGAATGTCGAGCTGGCCAAGCGCGTCGGCATCTCGCCGCCACCCTGCCTGCGCCGCGTCCGGGCTCTGGAGGAGGAGGGCTACATCCACGGCTATCGCGGCCTGCTCGATGCCCGCAAGCTCGGCTTCGACGTCACCGTGTTCGCCGCCGTGCACCTGTCGAGCCAGGCCGAGGCGGATTTGCGTGCTTTCGAGGAGTTCGTCCGCGCCGAGCCGCTGGTGCGGGAGTGCTGGATGCTCTCGGGCGAGGTCGATTTCATCCTCAAATGCGTCGCCCCCGACATGGCGACCTTCCAGGATTTCGTCACGCATCTCACCGCCGCGCCCCACGTCCGCAACGTGCGGACCTCGTTGGTGCTGCACAATTCGAAATACGAGGCGGCGGTGCCGCTGGAGGTAAAGGGGCGGCGGTAG
- the greA gene encoding transcription elongation factor GreA has protein sequence MEKVPMTQAGFVALGEELKKRQSEDRPRIIEHIAEARSHGDLSENAEYHAAKEEQSHNEGRIAELEDKLARADIIDISKLSGDTIKFGATVTLVDEDTEKKTVWQIVGEVEADAKKGRISITSPLARALIGKKKGSTVEVNAPGGAKAYEITKVEWR, from the coding sequence ATGGAAAAGGTTCCGATGACCCAGGCCGGCTTTGTCGCGCTCGGGGAAGAATTGAAGAAGCGCCAGTCGGAAGATCGTCCGCGCATCATCGAGCACATCGCGGAGGCGCGCTCGCACGGAGACCTGTCGGAGAACGCGGAATATCATGCCGCGAAGGAAGAGCAGTCGCACAATGAGGGCCGCATCGCCGAGCTCGAGGACAAGCTCGCGCGCGCCGACATCATCGACATCTCGAAGCTCTCCGGCGACACCATCAAGTTCGGCGCCACCGTGACCCTGGTCGATGAGGACACCGAGAAGAAGACGGTGTGGCAGATCGTCGGCGAGGTCGAGGCCGACGCCAAGAAGGGCCGCATCTCCATCACCTCGCCGCTCGCGCGCGCGCTGATCGGCAAGAAGAAGGGATCGACCGTCGAGGTCAATGCACCCGGCGGCGCCAAGGCGTACGAGATCACCAAGGTGGAGTGGCGGTAA